The following coding sequences are from one Trichoplusia ni isolate ovarian cell line Hi5 chromosome 15, tn1, whole genome shotgun sequence window:
- the LOC113501288 gene encoding venom dipeptidyl peptidase 4, which translates to MSVKTVVGLVLALLSSHTESSPYISSGLKTFSLEDVVPLTVSFFPEQLSVQWISDSEYIYKEPGLGVWKFNAKHETYSAILDETDLLKLSNYSISTFSQDLKYLLVTTNKQKKYRHSNTAEYWVYDLDTKSIIRLGKKSLDVVVWGTGRSLAYVRECNVYYVHDVDTDNAVALTRDGKPGEIYHGVTDWLYEEEMFNAAEAMWFSPKGSYLAVATFNDTNVETATYPYYGQPSDPSNQYPEIVHFKYPKAGRQNPVVGLRVFKLDDLRGEPWNIPAPVDIVGLDHYLGRVNWASEQNLIVLWLNRRQNISVLVNCDLEKDKCSIVKEHSESNGWIDVRSPFFDKSGNKMLEIQYLFNGDQRFPHAAKFDFLSLTTEDLSPGNSTVTEILGWNQATDTVYYVVSPGYVPWLRQMWATSGGVVRCVSCREPSCHHVSASFSPGASFAIVTCSASYNPPKIFLYNSRQDTFKLIKDNTRLKDKLRQYKLPMILFNVVAMGEAPLGHVKLLLPPNMKSGVKYPMVVRVYAGPGTSRVKDNFDLEYYNTYLTTNRSYIVASIDVRGSGVVGVEAMHAVNNALGTVEVADTLTTIRSLASVYSFIDQERIGVWGWSYGGFVSTMMLIQDDQRTLSCGAAVAPVTSWLYYDTMYTERYMDTPQANPDGYARSDVIRQAEKLRGRKYLLVHGTDDDNVHYQHSMLLAKQLQHSDIDFEQMSYADEKHSLLGVSRHFYHMLDRFWTKCFDCE; encoded by the exons TCGGTGAAGACGGTGGTCGGTTTAGTCCTGGCGCTGCTGAGCAGCCACACGGAGTCCTCACCATACATATCGAGTGGCCTGAAGACGTTCTCTCTTGAAGATGTAGTCCCACTCACTGTCAGCTTCTTCCCTGAACAGCTGTCCGTACAATGGATCTCAG ACAGTGAATACATTTACAAGGAGCCGGGACTTGGCGTGTGGAAGTTCAATGCGAAACATGAGACATACTCAGCCATTCTAGATGAAACTGACCTG TTAAAATTAAGCAACTACTCGATTTCAACGTTCTCCCAGGACCTGAAATACTTGTTGGtgacgacaaacaaacaaaaa AAATACAGACACTCGAACACCGCAGAATATTGGGTGTATGACCTTGACACCAA ATCAATTATAAGGCTCGGCAAGAAATCTCTGGACGTCGTAGTGTGGGGCACGGGCCGCTCTCTCGCCTACGTTCGGGAATGCAACGTGTATTACGTGCACGATGTGGATACTGATAATGCTGTGGCCCTGACCAGGGACGGCAAGCCCGGAGAAATATACCACGGGGTCACTGACTGGCTTTATGAAG aggaAATGTTCAACGCTGCCGAAGCCATGTGGTTCTCACCCAAAGGTAGCTACTTAGCAGTAGCGACGTTCAATGACACGAATGTGGAGACAGCTACATATCCCTACTACGGTCAGCCGTCCGACCCAAGTAACCAGTATCCTGAAATAGTCCACTTCAAATATCCAAAG GCAGGTCGACAAAATCCGGTGGTTGGATTACGTGTCTTCAAACTGGACGATCTTCGCGGTGAACCATGGAACATACCAGCACCAGTTGACATTGTCGGCTTAGATCACTACTTAGGCAGAGTTAACTGGGCATCCGAACAAAACTTAATAGTATTGTGGCTGAACAGGCGACAAAACATCAGCGTACTAGTCAACTGCGACTTGGAGAAGGATAAATGCAGTATAGTAAAGGAACATTCTGAGTCAAATGGATGGATTGATGTCAGGTCACCCTTCTTTGACAAATCAGGGAACAAGATGCTAGAAATTCAGTACTTATTTAACGGCGACCAAAGGTTTCCACATGCCGCAAAATTTGACTTCTTGTCTCTTACAACTGAAGACCTCAGTCCTGGAAACTCGACGGTGACTGAGATATTGGGATGGAACCAAGCGACTGATACTGTGTACTACGTGGTGTCTCCTGGGTACGTGCCCTGGCTGCGGCAGATGTGGGCTACCTCTGGAGGAGTGGTCCGATGTGTGTCCTGCAGGGAACCATCTTGTCACCACGTCTCTGCGTCATTTTCGCCAGGCGCTAGTTTCGCAATTGTCACATGCAGCGCTTCTTACAATCCACCGAAAATCTTCTTATATAATAGTAGG CAAGACACTTTCAAACTGATCAAAGATAATACAAGACTGAAGGATAAATTAAGGCAATACAAGTTACCGATGATACTGTTTAACGTGGTAGCGATGGGGGAGGCTCCCTTAGGCCATGTGAAGCTCTTACTGCCACCGAATATGAAGTCAGGAGTCAAATACCCAATGGTGGTGAGAGTCTATGCTGGACCTGGTACAAGCCGGGTGaaagataattttgatttaG AATATTACAATACGTACTTAACGACGAACAGGAGTTATATAGTAGCGTCTATTGACGTGCGAGGGTCTGGAGTGGTTGGTGTTGAGGCCATGCATGCCGTCAACAATGCACTCGGCACCGTCGAGGTTGCTGACACTTTGACCACTATCAG GAGTCTAGCGAGTGTATACTCGTTTATTGACCAGGAGCGTATCGGCGTGTGGGGCTGGAGTTATGGTGGGTTTGTGTCCACCATGATGCTGATCCAGGATGACCAGCGTACACTCAGTTGTGGGGCTGCCGTCGCACCTGTGACGTCATGGCTGTATTatg ataCAATGTACACGGAGCGTTACATGGACACTCCTCAAGCGAATCCGGATGGGTACGCGCGCTCTGACGTCATCCGTCAGGCGGAGAAGCTGCGCGGGCGCAAGTACCTGCTGGTGCACGGCACGGACGACGACAACGTGCACTACCAGCACAGCATGCTGCTCGCGAAGCAGCTGCAGCATAGTGATATCGACTTCGAACAAATG AGCTACGCCGACGAGAAACACTCGCTTCTTGGAGTCAGTCGACACTTCTACCACATGCTGGATCGCTTCTGGACAAAATGCTTCGACTGCGAGTAA
- the LOC113501523 gene encoding peroxisomal N(1)-acetyl-spermine/spermidine oxidase-like — protein sequence MKIRRELLSLIARQWQSVRVRRMSDDSLAVTDCGPNMEERHICSVDPLDPQKCYPEPKVVIIGAGMAGLSAAARLSQRGINNLVVLEAYERPGGRIHSCWLGDIVAELGSHWKPDNAFTHPIYTMSATEDPPRPGVPGSEHTRGLFNRIVTGKMPFPPTISAYHKFRQIEQEAAQIYCLGGSKQAGSLINFISLRIQQELHEYPDDQQHDAARIMFGLSHMLSARCGDDTAMLCADHIGCFMNMPGGEVRVPLGLVGILAPLLRQIPEGAIRYCKPVNCIYWGTSQKEGYRATVCTTDGEEFPADYVIVTVSLGVLFANAVKMFCPALPASKMDAMRCLGFGYCNKIYLEYCRPFWFWHKGNLNFKFCCNELCDRPDWTRGLTSIEVVPNSKHVMCAWVVGQEAMMMEGLCDKDIAEGLTEILRISTGNPCIPYPITILRSHWTSDPFFCGAYSYDYFGSEGQAQRALACPLPGPSDPIPPILLFAGEATVPGHYATVSGARLSGVREAERIVHLTAQYKGPPLPVAVKEKCKKEEKKAE from the exons ATGAAAATTCGCCGTGAATTGCTATCACTTATAGCGCGGCAATGGCAGTCGGTTCGCGTAAGACG GATGTCAGACGATTCTCTCGCCGTCACTGACTGCGGGCCCAACATGGAGGAGCGTCACATATGCTCCGTGGATCCTTTGGACCCTCAAAAATGCTACCCGGAGCCAAAAGTAGTGATCATCGGAGCAGGCATGGCGGGCTTGTCGGCCGCGGCCAGGCTCTCGCAGCGCGGCATCAACAACTTGGTCGTGCTTGAAGCTTACGAGAG acCTGGAGGTCGAATACACTCTTGTTGGCTCGGAGACATCGTCGCTGAACTAGGTTCACACTGGAAACCAGACAACGCGTTCACACATCCCATTTATACGATGTCTGCTACCGAGGATCCTCCACGTCCAGGTGTTCCCGGTTCAGAACATACTCGAGGACTATTCAACCGAATCGTGACCGGTAAAATGCCATTTCCACCAACAATTAGTGCCTATCATAAGTTTAGGCAGATTGAACAAGAGGCTGCACAAATATACTGTCTCGGAGGCAGTAAGCAAGCAGGCTcactaattaatttcataagtttGAGGATTCAACAAGAACTGCACGAGTATCCTGACGATCAACAACATGACGCCGCAAGGATAATGTTTGGACTGTCGCACATGCTGAGCGCGCGGTGCGGCGACGACACGGCCATGCTCTGCGCTGACCATATCGGATGCTTCATGAACATGCCCGGCGGCGAAGTGCGTGTTCCCTTAGGATTAGTGGGAATACTAGCTCCGCTTCTGCGACAAATACCCGAAGGAGCCATTCGATATTGTAAGCCAGTTAACTGTATCTACTGGGGAACTTCGCAAAAAGAAGGTTATCGAGCCACCGTTTGTACTACAGACGGGGAAGAGTTTCCTGCTGATTATGTCATCGTTACCGTGTCACTTGGAGTGTTATTTGCAAACGCTGTGAAAATGTTCTGCCCTGCATTACCAGCTTCCAAAATGGATGCTATGCGATGCCTCGGATTCGGATACTGTAATAAAATCTATCTGGAATATTGTCGTCCCTTTTGGTTTTGGCACAAAGGaaatttaaacttcaaattCTGCTGTAATGAACTTTGCGATCGTCCCGACTGGACTAGAGGGTTGACGTCAATAGAAGTAGTTCCAAATAGTAAGCATGTGATGTGCGCTTGGGTCGTTGGCCAAGAAGCTATGATGATGGAAGGTCTCTGCGACAAAGACATAGCTGAAGGTCTCACGGAAATATTGCGCATTTCGACAGGAAACCCTTGCATACCATATCCAATAACAATTTTGAGGTCGCATTGGACTTCAGATCCATTCTTCTGTGGAGCTTATTCTTATGATTATTTTGGTTCTGAAGGGCAAGCACAACGTGCATTGGCATGTCCGCTGCCGGGGCCCAGCGATCCTATACCTCCGATCCTCCTGTTCGCCGGCGAGGCGACCGTCCCGGGCCACTACGCGACCGTGTCTGGTGCTAGACTGAGTGGTGTAAGAGAAGCTGAGAGAATTGTACATTTAACAGCACAGTATAAAGGTCCACCTTTACCTGTagctgtaaaagaaaaatgtaaaaaagaagagaaaaaagCTGAATGA